Genomic segment of Mesorhizobium sp. B1-1-8:
GCGGCGAAGGCGGAAGGCACGACCGTCGAGATCATCGCGCGGCGCGTTGGCGGCGTGAAAGGCAGCGACGGCGATCATATCGAGGCCAATCACATGATCGATGGCGGGCCTTCGGTGCTCTTCGATGCGGTCGTGCTGCTTGTCTCGGAAGAGAGCGCCGAGGTGCTTGCCAAGGAGACGGCAGCGAAGGACTTCGTGTCGGATGCCTTTGCGCATCTGAAGTTCATCGGTTTCGTGGCCGGCGCCGAGCCGCTTCTTGCGAGCGCCGGTGTGGCAGCCGATGCGGATGAGGGTCTCATCGCACTTGAGTCGGCCGGTTCGGTTCAGCCGTTCATCGAAGCCTGTCGCAAGCTCCGTCTCTGGACCAGGGAAAGCGCCGTCAAATTGTGAGCGGGCTCGCCGTCTGCGGCGAAGTTTAAGGGCGAGATATCAGCCCTTCTGCACCCCCTCCAGTGCAGCCAGCCATTCACTGGTTGCCCGGCATTTTGTTGCTGTCTTGCGCATTCTTGTGGACGCCCGCCGCCGGCGATGTGTCCTGAGGTGCGTTGCCGCCCTGGTTCTGTTCCGGTGCCCGCTTCACTGGCGATGTGGGCCAGCCTTTGTCAATATAGAGGAAGGCCGCGTAACAGGCCAAGAGAACCGCAGCAGTTAACAGCAGTGGCAGCAGCACTCGCTTCATCCGGGGCGCCTTCCTGGCAGTTCAGGCGGCAGCCGGCCGCACGGCGGCCAAGCTGCCGGAATCACAGGTCGCTGCGCCGCACGGTGTCGCGCTTGATGTCCTCGATATAGTCGCCAGCAGTCGGGTTGAAGGCGGCCCATCCGCCGGCTTCATATTCGCCGCGCCGTTCAGCGATGTCGACGGAATTGGGGCGGTGGAGGATTTCCCGCGCCTTGGAAGCGAGGTCATCCTCGACGCGCGCGGTGACCAGCGTGCCGCCGCGCCGCACACCTTCGGCGTAGACATGGGCGTCTTTCTCGGGCACACCGGCCTCGGTCAGTGCACCGACGATACCGCCGGCCACGCCGCCGACGACCGCCCCGGCAACTGCTCCTGCCGCCGTTGCTGCCAGCCATCCGGCCGCCACGATTGGGCCGAGACCTGGAATCGCTATCGTACCCAATCCAGTCATCAAGCCGCCGGCTCCGCCCACGACGGCACCGATGCCGGCGCCGGCTGCGGCGTTCTCGCCAGCCGGCGAAAGCGTGTTTTCGTGCCGATCATTTGCATTGCCGGCAACGACGCTGATGTCGGACGTCGGCACGCCCATGGATTCGAGCTCGCCGACGGCATCGGAGGCGTCGTCACGGTCGTCGAACAGTGCGGTGATCGTTTGCATCCCGGTGACTCCTTGGATCTGAGTTATTGCTGGCCGGAAAAGATATTGCCTTGGTAGTCGAGCGAGACGGAGGTGTTCTTCCCGTCCCTCTTCGCCTGGCCGCGCCAGATGCCCTGGTCGTCCTTGGAGAGAGAGGATACGTCCGTATAGCCGGCATCCTCGATACGGCTCTTGGCCTGGCCTTCGGTAAAACTGTTGGCACCCGGAACCGGGGCAGGCGGTTTGGGCGTCGACGCCGTTTTCACGGCGGGCATGCCTGTGTCAGCCGCTGCCGGCTTGGCACCCCTCGCCGCGGCAATCCTCTCGATCATGTCCCGATGCATCTTGAGCGTCGGCAGGGTCTGCGCCGCGAACGCCTTCAAGCTCGCATTGTCGCCCTCCTTGGCGTAAGACTGGAAGAGGTTCACCGCATCGGCATGCGCCCTGCGCTGCATCTCGACATAGGGCTGGTCGAAGTCCTGCGTTGTCGTGCGTAGCTTGTCCAGTTCCGCCTTGTGCGCGGCATCGGGTTCAGCCGGCACCTTCAGTTTCTGCTCCCCGGCAATGGTCTCCAGCTTGGCATTTGCCGCGCCGTGATCGGCGATCATCTTCTGGGCAAAATCCCGGACCTGCTGGTCCTTGGCGTTGTCCTGGGCGATCTTGCTCGAATCGACTTCAAACAATCCACCGACGGCGGCTTTGTCGACAAAACTTTGCGCGTCGTCGGCGCCGAAGGCGGGCAAACCGAGCCCCAGGATCGTCGCGACGGCCAGCGGTGCACAAAGTATCCGCATGTTCATGGTCCCATGCTCCTTGCTGGATAAGTGCGACCGAACAAACCCAACCAGGCATTGTTCCCGTTCGAAATGACGATTCCGCATTTTGGCAGAATGCACCGGGCGCCAAGTTCCCGCCGCGCCTTTTGACCCGCACAGGCCGTTCAGTTCGGGCCGCGGTTGCTTTCGGTCTATTGCCGATCATCAGCTGGATCGCGCCTTTTCCTTTCCTCAGGCTGCACCTCCCGTATCAACGAAAACCATTCGCGGGTGACCTCTTCCTCGCTGACCTCCGGCTTGCCCGAAGGGGTTGTAGTCAGCCGGCCGACGAAGGGGTAGCAGGCAAGAGGCTGGGACAAAGACTCGGCCATCTGGTTTGAAGGCCGTGAGCATTGCAGACCGCTGCTCTCGCCATGAGCGGCTGCTGGGCACGCCGCGTGGAAAGCACAGGATGAAAACCGATGAGCCTGAAACGAACCGATCCCGACAAAATGCAGTCAGGCGGAAACAATACCGAAGGTTAGGCGGAATTTCGGCGCGACAGTCATGCCGACCAAGATCCTGTTGAGGGGGCGCGCGAGAGCGTGGAGCACCAGCTCGAGCAAGAGAGCGAGCCGGTCGGGACCGAAGAAAGAGGCACGATAGCAAAATCAGGCCAGGGAGGAGGCCATGCTGCCTCGCAGAGGCTCACCTTTAAGGCCCTGGCCGGACCGGGACGCGGCTAGTCAGTGGCTACATCACCGGGCTTGCCCGAGTCGCCGGCTACTGTGGGGGTAAACCCTGCTGGAGACGCGAGTCAAAAATCAAAGCCTCACGATTCGAAAGGATCGTGGGGCTTTGTGATTCACCATTCATTCACGATATTAGAGCAGTCTCATAAACGGACATGCTGGTGTAGCTCGTACATGCCTTAAGGCCCCGGTGCAGACCCAAGCACTGGGGCCTTTTAACATCAAACGGCATCGGCCAGGTTTGGATCGTTGGTCGTTTCTGGCATGCCAAATGCAATTCTGATCTGCATGAGCTGATTGCCGTCCACATCGCGGACTGTGCACCCCAGATCGCAGTGTTCCGTGCGAAGCGGCCCTGTCATGAGTTTGCGAACGATATCGAATGCCCGTTCCTTTGCCGATGCGCTGCCCGGAAGCGTGGCCCCGCGTGCGTCGTGATAGACTTCACCTGTATCCGTAATGTCGAAGAAAAAGCGTCGCATGGGCGCCCTATACCCGGTCGTACTTTTCCAGCCCTAGCCGAAGGCGTTGGCGCTCCGCGTAGGCCATTGCGTGCAGCATGAGGGAAAACGTTCGGGCGGTCTCGTTGCCATCCTCGATGATGAGGACGTGCCAATTCTCGCCATCATCCACAACGCAGATGTTGTCGGGCTCTCGGTAGATAGGCAGGATTTGCACCAAACAATTTATAGGCCGTGACTGCGAAAGGCGAAATTACATGTGTGAATCTGTTGGGCGGTCGTGGCCTTCACTCCGCACAATCCACTCCACCAGTTTGGGATGGATGGTCGGACAGCCGGTGTATGTCGCTATCAGCTGCGCGGCAAATTCTCGCCACTGACGCTTTGGAATGTTCTCTTCTATGACTGCCTTATGGAAGGTCGTCCGCAGAATGTCGGCGTCGAACGCAGATAGTCCATTTTTCGCCATTGTTGCCCCGCGCAAGGCGGGGGCGAAAACCATTCCCCGCACAAGGGTGAATCATACCCGCGTATAGCGTACTTCGCCAGTCCTTTGAGGCCCGGCCCGTCGGCACCTGTTCCTAATTCACTTTGGGTTGGTCAACCAGGTAATCGCCTCTACCGGAAGGGAACAAAAGGGGACCAACACATTTCCTGTGCTGCAAAGGGAGCGTGCGCCATGAAAGAGCCAGGCATTGCGAAGGCGAGTGGAAATGACAACGTCGGCAAAGACCCCGACGAATGGGTCAGTGGTGACGACCCGATGACGCCCTCTCAAGCTTCGTATTTGAAAACCCTGAGCGAACAAGCCGGCGACGCGCAACAATTCCAGGAAGATCTCAGCAAGGCAGAGGCTTCCAAGCGCATCGACGCGTTGCGAGCAAAGCTCAAGCTTTAGAACTCCACCGAGGCTCCGAGTAGCAGCCAAGGAACAAAGCCTCTTCGGCCTTGTTGGGTGCTATTTTAGTGGAGTCTGATATGCGGCTTAGGGTCGTGCAACGCTCGCCTTGCATTTCCAATTATCCTGCATGGGACCACGGGGGGAATGAAGACGAGCCCAGGACAGTTTGCCTGCAGGGGAGGGCAAGGTGGCGCCGCGCGGCAGCTTAAGCCGGAGCCCGGTTGTTATTGATGCGGCCGATGAGTGAAGAGGCAATGGCTTCTGTGCTGGCGTCGCGAGATCAAGAGGCGCGAATTTTCGGGGTGTTTGATCAAGTGAACAAGCAGGACACGGCCATCGATGTTGGGCGGCTGGGAGAGGCAATCCATTTTATCGCGAATGCATCGATCTTGGGCTACGATGTTCGTTCCGCAGTCGTCATCTATGGCGAGCCCCAATCGACAAGCCTGAGATTGGGGCAATGCGAACAGCTTTGGGCCCGCTACGGACAATCGTTGATGGTGCCGGTTTGCGAGAGCAGTCGGCCTGGTCGCGAGTGATGCCGGGCCAAAGCACAAATGCCCTCAGCGCAAACCGCTCCACGCAAGTGGCGTCTTGGTCAGGTAATCGGCAACGACCGATCTTAAGGGAGTATCGGCTGCACTGTCAGGCGCGCGCCAACTGCGACCGCGTCGCCAACCTAAATGCAGCCACGAAATATGGCGGCCGCTCTGAGGCGTATGAACTTCATTTTCGCCCTTGCGAACGGCGTTGTCGAGAAACAAGTGCGCGAACTGCTCAAAAAGCACAGTCACAACATTTCGGTGCTGGTCGGAAATCGCGAAAGGTCAAGAGGCGGGAATGACGAAGTGACGGGTCCAGCTACGCGGAGACTGAGCCCGTGGGTGAGGCGTGCGCATGCGGTTGTGCTGGAGCGCGGGTTCGGGGGGCCCTGTGAAGGAGCCTTTTTGCCGCGCATCGGCGCACAGTGTCTATCGCGTTCTGTCAGCCGGCGAGGGCTGGGTGATCGGCAGATGGCTTTCGCTTACCCATCGCGGGTCCGCCGTCCTGCTTTCGCCTGTAGCTGAACCGACAGGGTATTCTGCAAGCACCTTTTCCAAAAGAGCCAAGCGCGCTTTGTGAGCACTCAACTCGTAGCCGAGGCGCAAAGCGCCGACAGCGGACTTGGGTATCGCCAGTAGTTCCCCGTGGAGGATGCTGATCCTGGTTCGCATATCAGCAACCTCGGCGCAAAGCGCCGCCTTAACCGAAGCTCGACCCCGCACGATGACCTCTTCTCGCGAAAAGCTGTGCCAAACTCCCGAGCGGTGCAACGGTTCCTTACCATATGCTAAAATACCCGGCTTTCCGGCGAGTGCCGTGCCGAAGCGGCTGATCGGTGTCGCCGATCAGCCTGTTTGTCCATTGGCCAGTCCCGTTTCAGCAGCAGGGCGCTGGGCAGGACAGCGGCAGGCCAACACAACACGGCCGACGGCGAAACCACGGCCGCCGCCGAAATCATAGCGCCGAGCCGACGCGCTCAGTTGCAGTTCTTGGCTTCCTGCTTGGTGGTCGCGGGATCTGTGGTCGTAGTCTTGCCATTCGCACCGGTTTTGCACTTGTCGACGGCACCCGACTGATCGCCGGTGGTGACTGTTCCTGCCGTATTGGCAGAATTGGAGCCGTTGTTGGAGTTGCCCGCATTTGCGTTGCTGTTGTTTCCACTCCCTCCCGAAGTTTGAGCCATTGCGCCGGTGGCCAGGCCCAGCGATAGAATTGCTACTGCAAGAACTTTGATCATGATGCCTTCTCCTGCCGCATGATTGCGACTAGGCCGCCCGAACCACGGGCCGAGTTGATTGTTCCGACCATGGAACAAGGTCTTCAGCGCAGATCCAAACCATGACTGGTGGTAAGTAGCAGTAGTGGGCGGTGGTCCGGCCGGCCCTTTGTGCCCGGCTGTATATCTGGGGCGCTTCTTGCGTTCTGCTTGCGACCGGGGCGATCGACAAGGCCCCTGTTATCTCCGGCTTCTTGGAGCCATTGCCGCCCGGTTCGGTGCGCCTAGGCCCCGTTTGCAATGCATATGAAGCAAAGGGTCGGCTCACAGTCGATCGAGTTCGATCCAGGCCGGCGCATGGTCGCTCGGCTTCTCCCACCCACGTGTCTCGACATCGACGCCGGCGTTGCGGAGCCGGCCCGAAACCACCGGGCTTATCAGCAGGTGATCCATTCGAAGACCGGAAGTCCGGTCGTAACCGCCCCTGAAAGAGAAGTTCCAGTAGGTATAGACGCCCTTTTGCGGATGGACCTGCCGCACTGCATCGATCCAGCCGTCATCGAGCATGGCGGCGTAGGTCCGCCGGCTTTCAGGGAAATAAACCGCGTCACCCAACCAGCGTCCAGGGACGGCAGCGTCGATCGGGGTGGGAACTACATTGTAGTCGCCGCAGAGGACGATCGGCGCTTTGGCCTCGAGCAAGGTCCGGCCGTAGCTGATCAGACGATCGAACCACCGCAGCTTGTAGTCGAATTTTGGCCCCGGCGCGGGGTTTCCATTGGGAAGATAGAGGCAGCCGATGACAAGTCCGTTCACGTCGGCCTCTATATAGCGGCTGTGGGTATCGTCGGGATCGCCCGGCAAACCGCGTCGACGTTCCCTTGGCTCTCCTCCTCGGGCGAGGATCGCCACGCCGTTGTAGGACTTCTGACCGTGCCATATCGCGCCGTAGCCGGCGTCTCTGAGCGCATCGGCGGGGAACTTGTCGTCCGACGTCTTCAGTTCCTGCAGGCAGACAACGTCATAGCTGGTTTCCCGCAGCCATCTGATAAGCACCGGCAGACGGCCATTGACGCCATTGACGTTGAAGGTAGCGACCCGGATCATCTAAACCCACCAGCCTTCGCGAACAGATCCTAGCAATCAAGTCCCCTGCGCCTGCCCCATTGTCCGTCTGCTGCTGGCCGAGCGCCTCTGTTTCGATCTCCTTCGCTTCCTCCTCGTCCATCCGGGCAATGCCATTTCGCACATTTCTTGCTACAGGTCAGCTCGTCCAATTGGCTTGCAAAGCCTGCGTGTCGCAATGCTCCGCGCGTTGGATCAAGCAATCCGGTCAGTTGAGCAGATGCGCGCCCCCATGGAAGAGCCGCTTGAGCAGCAAATTCAGCCATTGCTCCGTGGATAGATCGTCGCAACGATCCGAAATTTCGGTGATGGCTATTTCAAGCGTCTTCTCGACAAGCCGGTCGGCCGCCCCGGCGTCCGTCAGCATCAGGCGCGCAGCTAGCCGGAGCTTAGGCAGCAGGTCCACCACACCGAGCGCATCATCGCTGGACCGGTCCTGCTTGCTCGCGTCGGGAAAGAGAGCGACCTTGATCTCCTCGCGGCCCGCGGGCTTCAAAAGGCTGGCAATGTGCTCGAGCCGAGGCGGGATAATATTTCTCTCATATCCACTGAAGAAGACAAAAGGAATGCCTCGCTCAACCAGGCGGTCGGCGATCGCAAACACGTAGGTGCCATTCAAATTGATGTCGAGCACGGCCGCATCGGCGCGCTCGGCAAATGGCCGTGCCCCGGCCACACTGGAGACCGGACCGAGAATCTCGGCCCCAAGCCCGGCAAAGTAACGCGCGATATCGTCGGCGATGAAGAATTCGTCTTCAACTATGAGAATCCTGGCTCCCTCGAGGGATCTCACCTCATCCTCCTGTCCGATCTGATCTTGCGCGCTTTGCGGCGTGGGATTGCGGCGATCGCCGCTCGCAACGGCGCGGCGGGGCCATGCCGCCATATCCCTTCCGTGCTGCTGAGTGTCTGCTGTGCAAAGGCGCGAGATTCAATTATTCAGGCAAATCAATGCGCTGTGACGAGGTAAGTTCCAATCCACGGGATCCGGCGTCTCATGCCTGGCGCGGCGCGCAGGGCGGACCGTCGCAAGCAGCAAACGCTGGCCTGATCGGCCCCCCTGCGTCTTTGGGCACTTGCAGGCCGACCGTCCCGCTTGATCTGTCCGGGCTGATGCCTCGCAAACAGGCAAAAAATACTGCAGGACGCAATCGTCAGCTGAAGTTATCGACGTGGCAACGCCGCTCAGCGCTCGCGAGAGAAATCCAGTAGCAACAGATGCCAGCCATCAAATGGCATTTTTGGCTGCGGGCGGCGCCAACTTTCCTGTCATGCGCAGCCAGGGCTGGAACCTTTTGTGAAGCAGCCGGTTAGTGGCAAGAGTTTAACACATGTTAAGGGCGCGATCGTTGGCCAGAAGAACCCCGGAAGGGCTGCGTTCGAAGGAGCTGGAGGCGGCAGCGATTGCTCGCGCCATGCGTTCCGCGTTGCTCGCACTGAAAGAAGAGGCTGTGCCTGCCCGCATGCTCGAGTTGGCGAAACGGCTGGACAGGGCCATCGAACGCCGCAAGGCTTCGAACTGAGCCGAACCTGTCTGTGCGCTCTCACCAGGCCATGATGGCGCAAAAGCGGTAAAGACGGCGCGCTTCGAGCGGCGGCCAGAGCTCTGTCGAGCTCCGGCTCTCCTTCACAGGAAGGCGCCGTGCGCTCCAGCATGCTCGTTGGCGCCGCTGCTCTGTCAGTGCGCTGCCCCTCCTCTAGCGCTCCTGTAGCGGGTATGTGATCGCATCGAGCACGCGATGAGCGCCGCACATTGGCGAGGGGCTCGACGTGCCAGAGAATTTTGCCGGCCAACGGGTCGAAGTTTCGTGGTCGACCGCACAGCGCGAGGTTTGCCAGGCGGGCCGTCATATTTGGCTTCGTTGTCCGTTCGCGGTCGACAGCATGCTCCGGCAGCTTTCGCGCGGCTTGCCAGCAGCCAAGACGTTGCCCTTTGCTTCCTCCCTTCTTCTTCGCGCTCACGCTCCATGTGTCCTCTTCGGTGGAGATCTGGCTGGAGGACGGCTGCGCCTCGATCGCCTATGACGCAACAGCGCCGTCAAGACTTTCTTCCCCTGCCGGCTTCGCCGCCATTCCTCGCGGAGCCAAGAAAGTCTCTCCTTTGCTGTCCAAGCCCTGCGGGTGCGTCGGCGATCGCCACCAGCTGGCCGATCACCGTCGAGGCCGCAATGGTGCGGGTCGAAAGAAAGATGAAGGAGACTTTCAATGGCAACCATCGGTAGCTTCAAGAAGACCGGCGCAAACGAGTTCACCGGCGAGATACTCACCCTCAGCGTTCAGACCAAAAATGTCCGGATCGTCCCGGATGCGCGAACCAGCGGCGAGAACGCGCCGAGCCATCGGGTTCTTGTCGGCCGGGCAGAAATCGGGGCCGCCTGGTCCAAGCGCTCGAACGAAGGCCGCGACTATCTCGGCCTCAAGCTGGATGACCCGAGCTTCAACGCACCCATCTACGCCAACCTCTTCGACGACGAGGAAGGCGACGGATACAGCCTCATCTGGTCACGGCCCAATCGCCGCAACGGTGACTAAGCAGCCTGCGAGTGCCCCGCCCGGCCAAGCCCGGGCGGGGTTCTAACAGCCGGCAGAAAGCGCGCCGTGCCTGCGGCGAAAATTGGCGGGCGCCATTGGCGCCTTATCGGTCCGCTCGGGCGTAGCCGCGCCTGGTTTTTCGCGTTGCAAGCCGGGCCAGCGCCAAGGAGGCCAATTTATCGTCGTCAAAAACATCCACCTTCTGGCGGCCGCGCGTGCCAATGCGACCCCAATGCCGCACAAGCGACACCTCGCCGAACAGCGTCGGCTGCAATGACAAGGCATAATAGCGCGCCATATTGCGAGAGGGGTCAATGCGGCGCAGGAACTGGGGGCAGGCAGTCTGTGTCATGCGGTGCATAATCCGCGTGCAGCCCGCAGCGTCCAACGCGTTTTTTGAATCAATGGAGCGCCATCGATTCACGAACCTGATGCATCCGCGTCGAGCTTGCGGGGCTGGCCGGCGTGCCGCCGCAGCCGGCCAGCCCCGTGCAGCGAGGCGTTACCGGGCAGCCGACGCTAAAGTTCGACCAGACCAGGCTAGAGGCCGTCTTGGCGCTCGCCGATCAGCCCGTTCACCAGAGTCAAAAGACTGGCTGCCGACGATGCAGGCATATCCAGCACGCGCAGGATCAGCTTCAGCTTGTCGTCCGCCTCCTTGCGGCTTTCCCCGAAAAAATGCGGCGCCGCAGCGTGGATCATTTCGATCGGTGAACAATCCAGTATTTCGCAGATGTGAATCAGGCGCGTGGCGTGAAGCTTCGAAAAGGCCCGTTCATAGCGCGCAAAGATCGTCTCATGGAGTCCAACCATGGTTCCCATCTGGGCCCGATTGAGGCGCCTTTCATCGCGGCGTTCGCGGATGAAGTGACTGAAAGCCAGTTCCATTTCGCCAAAACTTCGAATGCCTTCGAACCCCGGCTTTCTGTAGACCGGCTTTTCGGATTCAGCATCTTCGGTTTCGACGAGCCCGTGCTCGGCAATGTATTTGTGAACATCCTTGAGTGCCATCGGCTACGGCTTGTGGCCCACTCCCAATCCCCCGGGCACATCGACGTGACATGCCTTCTGTCCCTCATTTGCGCCAAATCTGCCAAATCAGGATCAATTCGACACCTAACAGGCGAAGTGGCTTCCGATCAAACGTCTAATCCAGCCATCGGTTGGAAGGTGGCGTTTTGAGGATCACAGGCCGAGCTCATCCAGATATTTCACAATTGCGTTTTCCATGATCACCTGCATGGACGTATCAGTGTTGAAGGAGGCGAGCTTAAGGCGGCGTTTGGTCGGTCGATCGAGATGCACGTTGACAAAGCAAGTCTCTCCCTTCACCCGCGCTCGCTTCGTGCGCCTCAAAGCCTTGCGGGCCTCAAGCGCCTGGTCATAGCCGCCCTTGGTTTCATCCGCGCCCCCATCATCAATGCCGCCGGCGGCCCGGGGCGACGGTTCCCCTGCGGGAACCGCCGGAGCCTTGCGAGGAGCCGTGGCGAATTCTTCTAGCGAAAGAGCTTCCTTGCGGCTCATCGGCGCGTCTCCCCGGCGCCCAGACCGAACAGGGCGTCGATTTCGGCCACGATTTCCCGTGTCTCGCGCCTTGCCTTGGCAACCGCCTCGGTCACTTCCTGCATCTGCAGAGTACCCGTCCCGTTTTGAATATCCTTGTAGACATTCCTCTCCATCACCTCGGTCCTGAACAGGTAGGTCCCGACCTTGTCCTCAACGATCGGGCGAATCTTGCGGTAGAGTTCCGTTTGCCGGACAGTCAGCGATATGCGGGTCTTCAAGACCCCGTGACGACACGCGTGAGCACGGTCCTCGTTGACCCTGACGACCGACTCGAAACACTCGATGGCGCCAAGGACCTCGCGCTTGGACGGCTGTATCGGAGAGATCACCAGATCCGACCAGCCAATCACGGGGTCGAAGCTCGCGCTATCCTGTCCGGGCGTATCAACAAGCACATAGTCAAAGCGATGCGCATGCCGCTCCATGAATTGAGCGAGCGACCTGGTTGTCTTGTGGCCAAACACGCTAATCCCCTCGGGCTGTGATCGCTTCTCATGGCAGTCGCTCCACCACTTGGTCAGGTTGCTGCGGGCATCCATATCGATCATCGCGACCGTTAGGCCGCGCAAGGCGTATTCGCCGCCGATATTCATCAGCGCTGTTGTCTTGCCCGCACCGCCCTTGCCGTTGATGGCCGAAATCACGATGGGCATAGCTGTGCCTTTCTTCAGAAATGTGTCTCAACGCACACACGACTCCATCTCTGTAGCGGCATGGAGCGGTGTGAAAACAGAACTCCACGATCCTATAAAATCATAGCTTTTATGACTAGACAAAAATCGACAACAGGGCGCTATTGGCGATATTGACGGTCAAATTGACTTGGCAGGATACGGAAAAATGTGGTACATTTTTCCAGCGATCGAGGGACAGGCCCTCGATCCGCCGCCTGCGGCGGCGGGAAGTCCCGGGATCAGCAATGGACGGCGGACAAACTCGAGCGCGGCGCTCGGCGTCGGGAAAGCACAAGGTGGTGCGGACCCGCATGTCGGGCGAGGAACATGCGGCTGTCGCCGCGGCGGCCAACGCGGCCGGAATGACGGTTTCGGCGTTTCTGCGATCGCTGGCGCTCGAGGGCGCCGGGGTGCGGCCGTTCCTGAGCGAGACCGATCGCGCGATCTTGCAGCTGCTTGCCAGGGATCTTGTCGACATAGGCAAAAACCTCAGTCATGCCGTTCGCGCGCTCAACGCGGGAGGATCGGACGTGGGCTTGCATCTGGCCGCTTCCGTCGACGATGCTCGCGCGGTTGCCATGACGGTAGCGGGCGAACTCGCCCAGATGACCAAGAGGGCAGGGGCAGCAAGGCGGGGCGAAAGCAGCTGATGGAGTTCTTTCTGGGCGCCTTTGAGCGGGATTGGGAAAGGCGCCGAGCAGCGCTGCTCCACGACCTGCAGCGGGGAGGGCATGAAGAGCCGGCCTGGGAATGGCCGCGGAGGGCAGGGGCATCGCTGCTCGAAGACAGCCAGGCTGACGAGCGACAGCCTGCTCGTGGTGGATTTGTTCGCGGCCCGCATCGCAACAGCGTCGGCGATGCGGGCCGGCCGATGCCCACTCGTTTTGCAGCGCTCGCGCGCGGAAGTCAGGCGGCGGTCGTCAAGCTCGCCTCTTATGGCGGCGCTGCGCGCGCGGGGGCGATGATGAACTATGTCTCACGCAACGGCGAGCTGCCGGTGGAGAACGAGAAAGGTGAGCGGATTTCGGGAAAAATACCGCTCTCGAAAGTGCCGGCCGCATGGGACCATCTCCTCGACAATCGCGCGCCGAGCCGGGACGTTGCCACGTTCAGCGTCAGGCTGACCGGTGCTCTTTCGGAAGCCGGGAGCACCGAGGAGGTCTGCCGCGGGGTGTTGCGGGCCGGGT
This window contains:
- a CDS encoding DUF4142 domain-containing protein, coding for MNMRILCAPLAVATILGLGLPAFGADDAQSFVDKAAVGGLFEVDSSKIAQDNAKDQQVRDFAQKMIADHGAANAKLETIAGEQKLKVPAEPDAAHKAELDKLRTTTQDFDQPYVEMQRRAHADAVNLFQSYAKEGDNASLKAFAAQTLPTLKMHRDMIERIAAARGAKPAAADTGMPAVKTASTPKPPAPVPGANSFTEGQAKSRIEDAGYTDVSSLSKDDQGIWRGQAKRDGKNTSVSLDYQGNIFSGQQ
- a CDS encoding DUF6894 family protein — encoded protein: MRRFFFDITDTGEVYHDARGATLPGSASAKERAFDIVRKLMTGPLRTEHCDLGCTVRDVDGNQLMQIRIAFGMPETTNDPNLADAV
- a CDS encoding DUF3072 domain-containing protein, with the protein product MKEPGIAKASGNDNVGKDPDEWVSGDDPMTPSQASYLKTLSEQAGDAQQFQEDLSKAEASKRIDALRAKLKL
- the xth gene encoding exodeoxyribonuclease III → MRVATFNVNGVNGRLPVLIRWLRETSYDVVCLQELKTSDDKFPADALRDAGYGAIWHGQKSYNGVAILARGGEPRERRRGLPGDPDDTHSRYIEADVNGLVIGCLYLPNGNPAPGPKFDYKLRWFDRLISYGRTLLEAKAPIVLCGDYNVVPTPIDAAVPGRWLGDAVYFPESRRTYAAMLDDGWIDAVRQVHPQKGVYTYWNFSFRGGYDRTSGLRMDHLLISPVVSGRLRNAGVDVETRGWEKPSDHAPAWIELDRL
- a CDS encoding response regulator, whose translation is MAAWPRRAVASGDRRNPTPQSAQDQIGQEDEVRSLEGARILIVEDEFFIADDIARYFAGLGAEILGPVSSVAGARPFAERADAAVLDINLNGTYVFAIADRLVERGIPFVFFSGYERNIIPPRLEHIASLLKPAGREEIKVALFPDASKQDRSSDDALGVVDLLPKLRLAARLMLTDAGAADRLVEKTLEIAITEISDRCDDLSTEQWLNLLLKRLFHGGAHLLN
- a CDS encoding DUF736 domain-containing protein, coding for MATIGSFKKTGANEFTGEILTLSVQTKNVRIVPDARTSGENAPSHRVLVGRAEIGAAWSKRSNEGRDYLGLKLDDPSFNAPIYANLFDDEEGDGYSLIWSRPNRRNGD
- a CDS encoding WGR domain-containing protein codes for the protein MTQTACPQFLRRIDPSRNMARYYALSLQPTLFGEVSLVRHWGRIGTRGRQKVDVFDDDKLASLALARLATRKTRRGYARADR
- a CDS encoding helix-turn-helix domain-containing protein, yielding MALKDVHKYIAEHGLVETEDAESEKPVYRKPGFEGIRSFGEMELAFSHFIRERRDERRLNRAQMGTMVGLHETIFARYERAFSKLHATRLIHICEILDCSPIEMIHAAAPHFFGESRKEADDKLKLILRVLDMPASSAASLLTLVNGLIGERQDGL
- a CDS encoding ParA family protein: MPIVISAINGKGGAGKTTALMNIGGEYALRGLTVAMIDMDARSNLTKWWSDCHEKRSQPEGISVFGHKTTRSLAQFMERHAHRFDYVLVDTPGQDSASFDPVIGWSDLVISPIQPSKREVLGAIECFESVVRVNEDRAHACRHGVLKTRISLTVRQTELYRKIRPIVEDKVGTYLFRTEVMERNVYKDIQNGTGTLQMQEVTEAVAKARRETREIVAEIDALFGLGAGETRR
- a CDS encoding plasmid mobilization protein; amino-acid sequence: MDGGQTRARRSASGKHKVVRTRMSGEEHAAVAAAANAAGMTVSAFLRSLALEGAGVRPFLSETDRAILQLLARDLVDIGKNLSHAVRALNAGGSDVGLHLAASVDDARAVAMTVAGELAQMTKRAGAARRGESS